GGTGCAACAGATGCATATTGCAGATTAATACTAAGGGACAGGAACCCCTTCCCGATGCACATCCGATACTGGAGCCAGCAAGAGGCCGACGCTGCTAATCTGAAGCCAGCATAAGGCTGGCGCTGTGCTCGCTGTTGCCCGAGAAGGACTCGAACCTTCACCGACGGCTCCAAAGGCCGCTGTCCTGCCATTAGACGATCGGGCATTGTCAACTTCATCTGGTTTTACACGCGTGCTGTTATCGGCACACAGGCACCAGTATGAATGACAAAACTGTGGTAACAAGAAACCTCCTGCATCCACAGCGACCTATCAACGCGAAGCCATGCGAGGGGGTTTCCCCTATTTGAACGATTCGCGTTCTTCAGATAAAGTTCAAAAGAAATGAGGCCGGCTGCTTTTGTGATGCAGCAGATGCGGTCAGGTAACATGGCGCGCAAGATGCTGTTACATACCTGCGCGCCACGAAATCTTTACGGCGTTTTACGCGCTGCTGTCAGGGTTACATCGACACCATAAGAGAGCACGGTGAGAATGCCGTTCATTGCATCGCCTTCAACCGCAGAGTCGACAGTCATCGCGCCAAATTCGCCACCATCAAACTTGAATTTCACTTTCGACATGTCAGCGTCGTACGAAAGGTCTTCAAGCATGGAAACCTGTTCTGGAGCATCATCGCTAATGATCGTACCGCTGAGCACGCCATCTACCGACGCGAAGCTCATCACGCCTGTATAAACGCCTTGCGGGGTATCCAGCGAGTATGTCCAGGTACCAGTGAGGGGGTGGGCCATCATTTCTTCTGCAGCCTTTTCTCCTTCTGCCATTACGCCTTCAGCAGCCTTTTTGGAACTGGCACAACCAGCGATGAGACAAAATGCGAGCAACAGGATTGCAGATAAATTCCGGGTATGTTGCATTGGTGTGTTGATGTTAAGTGTTGGGATAGTCAATCAACGACAAGATAACCGATTACTACAACAAAACCAGCCTCCCGCTATACATGCCAGGAATTAGGCTTTGTCCCCAAAAACAAAATTAAACAGAGACAAAGCCTAGTCAAAGAGCTTCTGAAACCAGTTACGCGCCGGCGGAGGCGGTGTTGATTGGGTGACAACTGCCTGTAACAGCTGACCTATCCATTTACTTCGCTGTACCACTTCAGCAGTCGTCCACTTTTCCTGCTTGTCCTCAAGCATCTTGCGAGATTCATCCAACGCGCGCAACAACGACTTGTATGCCGGATGTGCTTCGTACTCTTCCACGGCTTTAGGGACGGTCAGCAGACGTAGCCCCTCTACCAGCCGGGCGCCCGTGTACAGGTGCAAATGTTTGTGGATCCATGTCGTATCAAGATGTTGGTAGGCATCAGCCAGGGCGACAGAAGGACGCCAGTGATCGGGCCTTTTACGCGGGGTATCTTCTGTTTTGGTCTGCCATTGTACAATGGCTTCCCGGGCAGCATCCACTTCGTCGGGCACCACAAAAACTGGTACCCCCGTCATCTCCGCCAGACGCCGGGTATCCACGGTGATGCCGGCATTTGTGGCAGCTGCTCTACCTGTAAGGCACAGGACCAACGGGAGCCGCAAATCGATTAATTGGAAGGCGAGGTACAATTGTCGGTCGAGCGCTGCGGCATCTACTACGGCAACTATGCCGGCAGGTGCATACTTGCCGCGTCCTAGTAATTTATCGTAAGCACCCGCTTCTTGCTCCGTATTACACCCCAACATGTAAATCCCTGGCAATTCTTCAAGCATACCAGCCGGCTTCAATTGCTCCAGCAGGGCTGACTTGCCTACCTGGGGAAAACCTACGAGGGTAATTACGGGCGAATAATCTGATGCCTGGGCGCGTTCCATATGGCGGCTAACCACTGATGCCGGCGCGGGTTTCTTTCTTGTCATTTTCATGCGGAGTGCCTGCTGCCAGCACTCCGCACACAGTGCACGTTTTTAATCCCTCGTGATTTTCAGGTTGGCA
The Bacteroidota bacterium genome window above contains:
- a CDS encoding FeoB small GTPase domain-containing protein translates to MKMTRKKPAPASVVSRHMERAQASDYSPVITLVGFPQVGKSALLEQLKPAGMLEELPGIYMLGCNTEQEAGAYDKLLGRGKYAPAGIVAVVDAAALDRQLYLAFQLIDLRLPLVLCLTGRAAATNAGITVDTRRLAEMTGVPVFVVPDEVDAAREAIVQWQTKTEDTPRKRPDHWRPSVALADAYQHLDTTWIHKHLHLYTGARLVEGLRLLTVPKAVEEYEAHPAYKSLLRALDESRKMLEDKQEKWTTAEVVQRSKWIGQLLQAVVTQSTPPPPARNWFQKLFD